From the genome of Halorussus caseinilyticus, one region includes:
- a CDS encoding PaaI family thioesterase encodes MTDIPDDRRERIAADPFCEKLGVELAELGPGTATTELTVTDDLLNFHGTPHGGAIYSLADAAFAAASNSEGDAALAMETNISYYETVEVGGTLTADAERIHRRGRTASYRVAVTDERGDEIATFRGRVYLPGE; translated from the coding sequence ATGACCGATATTCCGGACGACCGCCGCGAGCGAATCGCCGCCGACCCCTTCTGCGAGAAACTGGGCGTCGAGTTGGCCGAACTCGGTCCCGGCACCGCCACGACCGAGTTGACAGTCACCGACGACCTGCTCAACTTCCACGGCACGCCCCACGGCGGCGCGATTTACTCGCTCGCGGACGCCGCGTTCGCGGCCGCGTCCAACAGCGAGGGCGACGCCGCCCTCGCGATGGAGACCAACATCTCCTACTACGAGACCGTCGAAGTCGGCGGGACGCTGACCGCCGACGCCGAGCGAATCCACCGGCGGGGTCGAACCGCCTCCTACCGCGTCGCCGTCACCGACGAACGTGGCGACGAAATCGCCACCTTCCGCGGCCGGGTGTACCTCCCCGGCGAATGA